In one window of Cynocephalus volans isolate mCynVol1 chromosome 6, mCynVol1.pri, whole genome shotgun sequence DNA:
- the C6H16orf54 gene encoding transmembrane protein C16orf54 homolog, giving the protein MPSTPERPPAPVTGSPAWEITSWSLLPCGLCIPIMLGLACLAAFFMLTTAVLADRLFRRSLRPDPGQRTPALVWRPGGELWIEPSGTPRERSEDWYGSAAPLLMDGSPSPPTLGDTLEARATAPPVPSAPSSAPSSLVPQTPPEVPARSTFWGPQPWEERPHAAGLVSWAEPEQRPEARALFESPQAWRQQPGSPEPNWGLQPRVTLEQISAFWRREGRTSVGL; this is encoded by the coding sequence ATGCCTTCGACTCCAGAGCGGCCCCCTGCGCCCGTGACGGGGTCCCCTGCGTGGGAGATAACCTCATGGTCCCTGCTCCCCTGCGGGCTCTGCATCCCCATCATGTTGGGCCTGGCCTGCCTGGCCGCCTTCTTCATGCTGACTACAGCCGTGTTGGCCGATCGCCTGTTCCGCCGCTCTCTCCGCCCAGACCCCGGCCAGCGCACCCCAGCCCTGGTCTGGCGTCCTGGAGGAGAGCTGTGGATCGAGCCCTCGGGCACCCCCCGAGAGCGCTCTGAGGACTGGTACGGCTCGGCGGCGCCCCTGTTGATGGACGGTTCCCCAAGCCCTCCCACCCTCGGGGACACCTTGGAGGCCCGAGCAACTGCCCCACCTGTGCCTTCAGCCCCCAGCTCTGCTCCCAGCTCCTTGGTCCCCCAGACCCCGCCTGAGGTCCCAGCCCGCAGCACCTTCTGGGGGCCCCAGCCCTGGGAGGAGAGACCTCATGCTGCAGGTCTGGTGAGCTGGGCTGAGCCTGAGCAGAGGCCAGAGGCCAGAGCCCTGTTTGAGAGCCCCCAGGCCTGGAGACAGCAGCCAGGGAGCCCTGAGCCTAACTGGGGCCTCCAACCTCGGGTCACCCTGGAGCAGATCTCTGCTTTCTGGAGACGTGAAGGCCGGACTAGTGTGGGGCTCTGA